One Streptomyces sp. V4I8 genomic window carries:
- a CDS encoding CheR family methyltransferase, with translation MGEPQDAGDNAALEELLGFIREARGFDFTGYKRSTLSRRIHKRMTDIGVGSYLDYQDLLEASADEFESLFNTILINVTSFFRDQEAWTLLQHEVVPELLAALAPDEEIRVWSAGCSSGEEPYSLAIMFAETLGLEECLSRVKIYATDVDEEALREARSGQYTPKSLELLSADLREKYFEQNGAQFSFRPDLRRRVIFGRHDITRDAPISRLDLLVCRNTLMYFNVEAQTQIVDRFHFAVRPSGFLFLGKAEMLLNDAERFEVVNMRQRVFRRRAGDTVLPYHPPPMKSRSGTGVEMHSVVRTRQLRDLVLDAGPTPSIALDSDGTVAVINSQARIQFGLTTTDIGRPFQDLEISYRPVELRSLIDQSTHERRTLRVNRAERRVGEHLQYFDILIQPLTGPNSLHIATTISFTDVTVAEQLKAEVKSIREDLETAYEELQSTNEELETTNEELQSSIEELETTNEELQSTNEELETTNEELQSGNEELETMNEEMRIRTDELDEARAFLEAVLTSIAAGVVVLDKDLKVRSWNRGAVDLWGLRADEVLEEPFFELDFGLPTDALLPVVQRCLETRKRSGPVAVEALNRIGRSITCDVFFSPFDRHNCGVVLMMEESRSDNPE, from the coding sequence ATGGGCGAACCGCAGGACGCCGGGGACAACGCGGCTCTGGAGGAGCTGCTCGGATTCATCCGGGAGGCCCGCGGCTTCGACTTCACTGGCTACAAGCGCTCCACGCTGAGCCGGCGCATCCACAAGCGGATGACCGACATCGGCGTCGGCTCCTACCTGGACTACCAAGACCTCCTGGAAGCAAGCGCGGACGAGTTCGAGTCCCTGTTCAACACGATCCTGATCAACGTCACTTCCTTCTTCCGCGACCAGGAGGCGTGGACCCTCCTGCAGCATGAGGTTGTACCCGAACTGTTGGCGGCTCTCGCACCGGATGAGGAGATCAGGGTGTGGAGCGCGGGCTGCTCCAGCGGCGAGGAACCGTACTCGCTGGCGATCATGTTCGCGGAGACACTCGGACTCGAGGAGTGCCTGAGCCGGGTCAAGATCTACGCCACGGATGTCGACGAGGAGGCGCTGCGTGAGGCCCGGTCAGGGCAGTACACGCCAAAGTCCCTGGAACTGCTCTCGGCGGACCTACGGGAGAAGTACTTCGAGCAGAACGGCGCGCAGTTCAGCTTCCGTCCCGACTTGCGGCGGCGGGTGATTTTCGGGCGGCACGACATCACCCGGGACGCCCCGATCTCCCGGCTCGACCTGCTCGTCTGCCGCAACACCCTGATGTATTTCAACGTCGAGGCCCAGACGCAGATCGTCGACCGTTTCCACTTCGCCGTGCGTCCGAGCGGTTTCCTCTTCCTCGGCAAGGCCGAGATGCTGCTCAACGACGCCGAGCGGTTCGAGGTCGTGAACATGCGCCAGCGCGTCTTCAGACGCCGGGCCGGCGACACCGTACTGCCGTACCACCCGCCACCCATGAAGAGCAGATCAGGCACGGGCGTCGAGATGCACTCCGTCGTACGCACCCGCCAGCTTCGCGACCTGGTCCTTGACGCCGGACCCACCCCGTCGATCGCCCTCGACAGCGATGGAACCGTCGCGGTGATCAACAGTCAGGCAAGGATCCAGTTCGGCCTGACCACGACCGATATCGGCCGCCCTTTCCAGGACCTGGAGATCTCTTACCGCCCGGTCGAACTCCGCTCTCTGATCGACCAGTCCACGCACGAGCGCCGGACCCTGCGCGTCAACCGGGCCGAGCGCAGGGTGGGCGAGCACCTTCAGTACTTCGACATCCTCATCCAGCCGCTCACCGGGCCCAACAGCCTGCACATCGCCACCACCATCTCCTTCACCGACGTCACTGTCGCCGAGCAGCTGAAGGCGGAGGTCAAGAGCATCCGTGAGGACCTGGAGACAGCGTACGAGGAACTGCAGTCCACCAATGAGGAGTTGGAAACGACAAACGAGGAGCTCCAGTCCAGTATTGAGGAACTGGAGACGACAAATGAGGAACTGCAGTCCACTAACGAGGAGTTGGAGACCACCAACGAGGAGCTCCAGTCGGGTAACGAGGAACTGGAGACGATGAATGAGGAGATGCGCATCCGTACCGACGAACTGGACGAGGCCAGGGCGTTTCTCGAAGCGGTTCTGACAAGCATTGCTGCGGGTGTGGTGGTCCTGGACAAGGATCTGAAGGTCAGGAGCTGGAACCGGGGAGCCGTCGATCTGTGGGGACTGCGTGCTGACGAGGTTCTGGAAGAGCCCTTCTTCGAGCTGGACTTCGGTCTGCCCACTGATGCGTTGCTGCCCGTCGTGCAGCGGTGCCTGGAGACCCGCAAGCGCTCCGGCCCGGTCGCCGTGGAGGCCCTGAACCGCATCGGCCGGTCCATCACCTGTGACGTGTTCTTCTCTCCGTTCGACCGCCACAATTGCGGTGTCGTCCTGATGATGGAAGAAAGCCGAAGCGACAACCCCGAGTGA
- a CDS encoding chemotaxis protein CheB, with protein sequence MRVDRPSKDDYSIVAVASSAGGVEGLSVLLGGLGPDLRVPVLVVQHLDRRHRTVLADILARRTELRVKLAEAAERALPGTVYIAPPDRHLLVGSDAVLTLTDTELVHFVRPSADLLFESVAGAYGAAAIACVLTGTGRDGAMGVDAVKTRGGTVIVQDPQTAQFPGMPQAAVDTGGVDFVLPLEEIAAVVRGLVEAKRQ encoded by the coding sequence GTGAGGGTCGACAGGCCATCGAAGGATGACTACAGCATCGTCGCCGTCGCGTCGTCCGCGGGCGGTGTCGAGGGGCTGAGTGTGCTGCTCGGGGGGCTGGGCCCCGACCTGCGGGTACCTGTGCTGGTCGTTCAGCACCTCGACCGGCGGCACCGGACCGTGCTCGCCGACATCCTCGCCCGCCGTACCGAGCTCCGGGTGAAGCTCGCGGAGGCGGCGGAGCGCGCGCTCCCCGGCACCGTCTATATAGCGCCGCCCGACCGGCACCTCCTGGTCGGCTCCGACGCTGTCCTGACCCTGACCGATACCGAGCTTGTTCACTTCGTGCGCCCCTCTGCCGACCTCCTCTTCGAATCGGTTGCCGGTGCCTACGGGGCGGCAGCGATCGCTTGTGTACTCACCGGGACCGGACGGGACGGCGCCATGGGAGTAGACGCTGTCAAGACGCGCGGTGGAACGGTGATCGTCCAGGATCCGCAGACCGCACAATTCCCGGGGATGCCGCAGGCGGCGGTGGACACGGGAGGGGTGGACTTCGTGCTACCTCTTGAAGAGATCGCCGCGGTCGTGCGCGGACTTGTCGAGGCCAAGAGGCAGTGA